A genomic region of Gossypium hirsutum isolate 1008001.06 chromosome D01, Gossypium_hirsutum_v2.1, whole genome shotgun sequence contains the following coding sequences:
- the LOC107922289 gene encoding OVARIAN TUMOR DOMAIN-containing deubiquitinating enzyme 4 isoform X2: MKRMPKQETWIGIPGDGRCLFRSVIHGAWLRSGKQSPSESCQKDLADELRDKVVDEFIKRRADTEWFLEGDFDNYVVQMRQPHIWGGEPELLMCSHVLQTPITVYMRDKNTVTLKIISEYGQEYGKENPIKVLYHGYGHYEVLMSPENSASCKPWKKR; this comes from the exons atgaaacgaATGCCTAAACAGGAAACTTGGATTG GCATTCCTGGTGATGGGAGATGTTTGTTCCGGTCAGTAATTCATGGTGCCTGGCTGAGGTCAGGGAAGCAGTCCCCAAGTGAGAGCTGTCAGAAAGATCTTGCTGATGAACTCAGAGATAAA GTTGTTGATGAATTCATCAAGAGGCGGGCAGACACTGAATG GTTCCTTGAGGGTGATTTTGACAACTATGTTGTGCAGATGCGGCAGCCTCATATTTGGGGAGGAGAACCTGAGCTGCTAATGTGCTCACATGTCCTACA GACCCCAATAACAGTTTACATGAGGGATAAGAATACTGTTACCCTCAAAATTATATCCGAGTATGGTCAAGAGTATGGTAAGGAAAACCCCATCAAAGTTCTGTATCATGGTTATGGACACTATGAAGTATTGATGAGTCCAGAAAACAGTGCCTCTTGTAAACC GTGGAAGAAAAGATAA
- the LOC107922289 gene encoding OVARIAN TUMOR DOMAIN-containing deubiquitinating enzyme 4 isoform X1 gives MKRMPKQETWIGIPGDGRCLFRSVIHGAWLRSGKQSPSESCQKDLADELRDKVVDEFIKRRADTEWFLEGDFDNYVVQMRQPHIWGGEPELLMCSHVLQTPITVYMRDKNTVTLKIISEYGQEYGKENPIKVLYHGYGHYEVLMSPENSASCKPRWKKR, from the exons atgaaacgaATGCCTAAACAGGAAACTTGGATTG GCATTCCTGGTGATGGGAGATGTTTGTTCCGGTCAGTAATTCATGGTGCCTGGCTGAGGTCAGGGAAGCAGTCCCCAAGTGAGAGCTGTCAGAAAGATCTTGCTGATGAACTCAGAGATAAA GTTGTTGATGAATTCATCAAGAGGCGGGCAGACACTGAATG GTTCCTTGAGGGTGATTTTGACAACTATGTTGTGCAGATGCGGCAGCCTCATATTTGGGGAGGAGAACCTGAGCTGCTAATGTGCTCACATGTCCTACA GACCCCAATAACAGTTTACATGAGGGATAAGAATACTGTTACCCTCAAAATTATATCCGAGTATGGTCAAGAGTATGGTAAGGAAAACCCCATCAAAGTTCTGTATCATGGTTATGGACACTATGAAGTATTGATGAGTCCAGAAAACAGTGCCTCTTGTAAACC CAGGTGGAAGAAAAGATAA
- the LOC107922289 gene encoding OVARIAN TUMOR DOMAIN-containing deubiquitinating enzyme 4 isoform X4, which translates to MEFGEGIPGDGRCLFRSVIHGAWLRSGKQSPSESCQKDLADELRDKVVDEFIKRRADTEWFLEGDFDNYVVQMRQPHIWGGEPELLMCSHVLQTPITVYMRDKNTVTLKIISEYGQEYGKENPIKVLYHGYGHYEVLMSPENSASCKPWKKR; encoded by the exons ATGGAATTCGGCGAAG GCATTCCTGGTGATGGGAGATGTTTGTTCCGGTCAGTAATTCATGGTGCCTGGCTGAGGTCAGGGAAGCAGTCCCCAAGTGAGAGCTGTCAGAAAGATCTTGCTGATGAACTCAGAGATAAA GTTGTTGATGAATTCATCAAGAGGCGGGCAGACACTGAATG GTTCCTTGAGGGTGATTTTGACAACTATGTTGTGCAGATGCGGCAGCCTCATATTTGGGGAGGAGAACCTGAGCTGCTAATGTGCTCACATGTCCTACA GACCCCAATAACAGTTTACATGAGGGATAAGAATACTGTTACCCTCAAAATTATATCCGAGTATGGTCAAGAGTATGGTAAGGAAAACCCCATCAAAGTTCTGTATCATGGTTATGGACACTATGAAGTATTGATGAGTCCAGAAAACAGTGCCTCTTGTAAACC GTGGAAGAAAAGATAA
- the LOC107922289 gene encoding OVARIAN TUMOR DOMAIN-containing deubiquitinating enzyme 4 isoform X3 translates to MEFGEGIPGDGRCLFRSVIHGAWLRSGKQSPSESCQKDLADELRDKVVDEFIKRRADTEWFLEGDFDNYVVQMRQPHIWGGEPELLMCSHVLQTPITVYMRDKNTVTLKIISEYGQEYGKENPIKVLYHGYGHYEVLMSPENSASCKPRWKKR, encoded by the exons ATGGAATTCGGCGAAG GCATTCCTGGTGATGGGAGATGTTTGTTCCGGTCAGTAATTCATGGTGCCTGGCTGAGGTCAGGGAAGCAGTCCCCAAGTGAGAGCTGTCAGAAAGATCTTGCTGATGAACTCAGAGATAAA GTTGTTGATGAATTCATCAAGAGGCGGGCAGACACTGAATG GTTCCTTGAGGGTGATTTTGACAACTATGTTGTGCAGATGCGGCAGCCTCATATTTGGGGAGGAGAACCTGAGCTGCTAATGTGCTCACATGTCCTACA GACCCCAATAACAGTTTACATGAGGGATAAGAATACTGTTACCCTCAAAATTATATCCGAGTATGGTCAAGAGTATGGTAAGGAAAACCCCATCAAAGTTCTGTATCATGGTTATGGACACTATGAAGTATTGATGAGTCCAGAAAACAGTGCCTCTTGTAAACC CAGGTGGAAGAAAAGATAA